The sequence GCACCCAAGGCTCTCAATATACGGATGGGAATGGGCAGGTCAGCTTCCGGGCCGATAAAGAAGGCACCTATGAAATTACGGCGCAGACGGACGGCAATCTGATTCGCCCGGTTCCGCTGGTGGTCGTGGTTTCCAAAGATGGGCCAGTGACGCCGCCGGTAGAAGATGTGGACACCTGTCAGGTTAGGATGCGGATTGAAGGCTACCGGGGAACCGTGTTTGACAGTAGTATCAGCTTTAAGCCCGAAGATTACAAGAATAAGACAAGCGGGAAGTACGAAATCACTGATCCCGATGGAAAAAAATACTCGTTTAGCTATCCCACGGTCTTAATGGCTACCATAGTAGCTTGGAATAAGAAAAATATCCGAGACAATAAGGTTACTTCCAACGACAATTATGTAGCCCGCATGGCAGGAGAAGAGGAATTCGATTTTCGAGGCCAGCACCCTACCTGCGGCTGGCTGGTTCGGGTCAATGATCGTTTGATTAATCAAGGGGTCGGAGTCTGGGAGATTGACGATGGGGATACGGTGGAATGGTTCTATGGGGATACTAAGAGTTCCTTCGGCTATCTCGATCTAAGCTCGACCTCCTTAAACACCGGAGACACCCTGGAGGTGGAAGTTACCGCCAAAAGCAACGAGGGCGTTGACGGGGGGAATTCCAGCACCCGGAAGGCCGTAAGCGGAGCAACGGTTCACGTGGGATCTCAGACCTATACTACGGATGGCAACGGCAAGGCAGAGATTACGATGAATAAAGCAGGCAGCTTCACAGTTTATGCCGACAAAGTCGATCCCGGTTCTTCTTATAAGGGGTATAACTTTCCCCTTGTGGCCCGCACAGAAAAAGCCTCGGTGACGGTGAAGGGGCCGGAGGTTGCGGTTCCTATTGAAGAAGTTATCCCGGTTACAGACTATACGGACTATAACCAAAAGGCTCTGGCTGCTCTGGAAAAGGTTACTCCCGAACAACTGGCAGGGGCCAGGCTGCCTGAAGACACACCGGCAGTCAATCCGGAGAATACTGAGCCGACAATTTTAAAAGCTAAGGATGGGGTGCAGCTGACCATACCCCCGGGTGCTCTCCGGCAGCAAAGTAGTCCCGTTCAGTTTTCCGTGGAGGTAGGACAGGTGACAGTTCCTCCCCGGGCTGAGCTGGGAGCGCTGGTGCTTGATCCTATCAAATACCAGCGTCAATTTGGTCTGGTGGGTCAGGGTCAGGAAGGCGTTGAGTTTGCTGCACCGGTGACCTTAACCTTCCCCATCAGCTCTGAAGATTTGCCTGAAGGAGTATCCACCCGTCAGCTGGCCATTTACTGGTGGAATTCAGCTAAGGGGGATTGGGCCAAACAGGGCGGTGTATACGATCCCCTTGCTAAGACCCTTTCCTTGACCATCTATCATTTTTCCACCTATGCAGTCATGGCGGACACGGCTCCTGCTCCGCGGCGGATTGCCGGACAAGAGCGCTTTGATACCGCCAATCTGGCAGCTGCTTACGGTTGGAAAGCCGGAGCGGATCAGGTGCTGCTGGCCAATGCTTTCGCCTATTCGGATGTCCTGGCAGCGGTACCTTTAGCCTATAAAAACCAGGCCCCGATTTTACTCACCGAGGCTACGGAGCTAACTCCTGCCACCTTTGAACAGCTCCAGAAGCTAAAGCCGAAAAAAGTGATCTTAATTGGAGGCACCAGCGTAATTTCTCAAGGAATCCAAGACCGGCTTAATCAGCTTTATGGAGCAGAAAACGTAGCTCGCTATGGCGGGAAGGATCTCTACGAGACAGCCGCTCTGATTGCCCAAGCTCTGGGAACCACAGGCCAGGCTGTGATCGCTAACGGCGGGCCCGCCAGCTATGCCGATGCCCTGGCGGTTTCCAGTTATGCCGGTTATCATGGTATCCCCATTCTCTTTACCGAACGAACCGCTCTGCCGGCTGCTACTCAGCAGGCACTGACGGAACAGAAAGTAACCAGGACTCTGGTTGTGGGAGGCAGCTTTGTTGTACCGGAAGAAATTGTTCAGCAATTGCCAGAGGCTGTGCGCTATGGCGGAAGGGATATCTATGAGACAGCCACTAAGATTGCTGAAGGATTAGAGCTTAATTCCAGCAAAGTCTATGTAGCTACCGGGTTAAACTTTGCGGATGCCCTGGCAGCAGGCAATCTGGCTGCCCGAACCCTTTCTCCTATTCTCTTAGTAGACACGGGAATACCCGGCGTCACCTCGGACTTCCTGCTGAAGCATCAAGCTGAGCAGCCGGAAATAATTATTTTTGGCGGAGAAGGAATTATCAGAGGGGATCAGGAGAGCAGCCTGCGCTCTGCTCTCACTCCCTCGCCCTAAAATAGTTCAATCAAGCCTTGGAGTCAGTCTTTTTAGCAGGGCTGGCTCCGGGTCCATAACTAGGTAAAGGAGATATAAAAATGAACAAGACAATAAAACAAGGACTGGGAGCTTTTTTGGTTTGCCTGCTCCTCTGGAGTGTGTTGCTTAACGGCCTCATCGCAGAAGCCCAAGCTCAGACTTCGGGCAATCAAGGAATAGCGAATCGTTCCCACGTAGATTCGGTAATTAAGGATTTGGAAAAATGGGAAAGAAGTTTTCTGAAAGCTACTTTTGAAAAAGCAGCTGAGCAGGAAATTGTCGAACCCACTGTCTATAATTGGCCGACAATCGGTTTGGCCAGACTGGAACGGTTAGATGGTCTTGATCTTTATCTGGCCGAAAACGAAAAATACCTGCAGCAAAACTGGAGTTCTACTCTGCGCAAGGTGACAGATTTGGCCAGAATCAGCTTGGCCGTCGGGGCAGCTCAGGGGAATCCGCGGGACTATGGCGGTCAGGACTTGATCGCTGAAATCTACAACTTTACTGATATTGAAGCTCAGGGTATCAACGGGCCGATCTTTGCCTTAATCGCCCTGGACAGCGGTGGGTATGATCTGCCTGAGAACGCCAAGTGGACGAGGGAAAAACTCTTAAGCATTATTTTGAGCAAGCAATTGGCCGATGGCGGATATTCTTTGGATGGAACGGGCAAGGGGGATGTAGATATAACCGCCATGGTCATCCAGGCCCTGGCCCCCTATTATCGGGCAGGGCAGCCTGAAGTGAAAGCTGTGGTGGACAGGGCCGTCGCTTATTTGGCTCAAGTTCAGGAAGCAGACGGAGGCTTTAAATCCTGGGGCGCTAAGAACAGTGAAAGTGTCTGCCAGACGATTATCGCTCTTTGTGCCATGGGGATCGACATCAATACAGACTCTCGCTTTATTAAGAATTCCAACACCCTGTTAAAGGATTTGCTGAAATTTCGGGCAGAGGATGGAGGCTTTAAGCATATTCTCGAGGGCAGCACCAACAATATGGCTTCCGAACAAGCCTTGATTGCTTTAGCAGCCTATGTAAGATTTCAAGACAATAAATCCAGCCTCTATAACTATCATCCTGAAAAGCAAACCCCTTCCTTGACCCTGCCTGCCGAAGAGTCGGACTCTTCGCCCTCAGTTTCAGGAATCCTGCGCATTGCCGGAGCAGACTGCTACGCTACAGCTGTGGAAATTGCTAAACAGAACTTTCCCCAAGGAGCAGAAACCGTTATCCTGGCCCGGGGGGACGTCTCGGCGGATGCTCTGCCCGCAGTGCCTTTAGCTAAGAAGTACCAGGCCCCCCTCATGTTAACTCCTTCGGATCAACTGCCTAAGCTAGTCTTTAATCAAATCCAAGCCTTGGGAGCCAAGAAAGTCCTGATCATGGGGGGAGAGGGGGCCATCAGTCAACAAGTGTCCGGGGCTTTAAGTCAAGCAGGAATCGAAGTTCAGAGAGTGTCCGGCCAAGATCACTACGCTACTGCCTATGAAATTGCCAAACTCCTGGGAAGTTCAGGTCAGGCTGTGATTGTCAGCGGGGATTATGTCCACAGCTTCCCCGATGCCCTCTCCATCTCCGCCTGGGCTGCTTATAACGGCGTACCCATTCTTTATGCCGATAACTCAGCCCAACTCCCCAAACCCACTGAGCAAGCTATTGCAGAATTGGGAATTAAGCAAACCCTGCTGATTGGCGGCAGGGCTGTACTCCCTCAGGAATTAGAGCAGATCCTGCCTGCTCCCAAGCGCTACAGCGGTCAGACTCTTTACGATACAAATGCAGCCGTGCTCAGTCAGCTTCAGCCTAACCCCACAAAACTCTTTGTGGCTACCGGAGGGGGTTTTGCCGATGCCTTGGCCGGGGCAGCTGTAGCCGGTCAGTCTAATGCCTGGATTCTGCTGACTGCAGGTGCATCCTCCGGCGAGGATGGTCTGACAGATGGGCAGGAACAGCTTCTTCGAAGTGCTGACAATCTCATCAAGGAGACCTATGTTTTAGGCGGTGCAGCCGTTGTATCAGATAATACCCTGCAGACTTTGAAACAGATACTGCCAAGCGGCACACCATGATAGCTTTAGCAAATTTGGT comes from Desulfosporosinus meridiei DSM 13257 and encodes:
- a CDS encoding cell wall-binding repeat-containing protein translates to MNLSLFPGKSGQQVVQGGKAVRLSKGFLRILVLLMTFVMLCPAGALAQSGGSVPEGFNRLVAYQENLTLSVYAEGRQVTVNGKTTPETQVSLVITRSLDGDRCYLDQTLSDANGLYQFLVDMDSGDYQVNVTSNGIYRQESLKVNDARQAAVSVRVEGLKETLLAPKNVEIYDRETTLLTAVRKALDDNSVPYEVVNGMINWIGKDQEKDWQWLVNGTGGMALPTTPLKQNDQIVMVSGQLWDPTLTRLSLEGEDSVKVGTEISVTLEKYTNGRYLTAEDQKISFAGSTQGSQYTDGNGQVSFRADKEGTYEITAQTDGNLIRPVPLVVVVSKDGPVTPPVEDVDTCQVRMRIEGYRGTVFDSSISFKPEDYKNKTSGKYEITDPDGKKYSFSYPTVLMATIVAWNKKNIRDNKVTSNDNYVARMAGEEEFDFRGQHPTCGWLVRVNDRLINQGVGVWEIDDGDTVEWFYGDTKSSFGYLDLSSTSLNTGDTLEVEVTAKSNEGVDGGNSSTRKAVSGATVHVGSQTYTTDGNGKAEITMNKAGSFTVYADKVDPGSSYKGYNFPLVARTEKASVTVKGPEVAVPIEEVIPVTDYTDYNQKALAALEKVTPEQLAGARLPEDTPAVNPENTEPTILKAKDGVQLTIPPGALRQQSSPVQFSVEVGQVTVPPRAELGALVLDPIKYQRQFGLVGQGQEGVEFAAPVTLTFPISSEDLPEGVSTRQLAIYWWNSAKGDWAKQGGVYDPLAKTLSLTIYHFSTYAVMADTAPAPRRIAGQERFDTANLAAAYGWKAGADQVLLANAFAYSDVLAAVPLAYKNQAPILLTEATELTPATFEQLQKLKPKKVILIGGTSVISQGIQDRLNQLYGAENVARYGGKDLYETAALIAQALGTTGQAVIANGGPASYADALAVSSYAGYHGIPILFTERTALPAATQQALTEQKVTRTLVVGGSFVVPEEIVQQLPEAVRYGGRDIYETATKIAEGLELNSSKVYVATGLNFADALAAGNLAARTLSPILLVDTGIPGVTSDFLLKHQAEQPEIIIFGGEGIIRGDQESSLRSALTPSP
- a CDS encoding cell wall-binding repeat-containing protein, with amino-acid sequence MNKTIKQGLGAFLVCLLLWSVLLNGLIAEAQAQTSGNQGIANRSHVDSVIKDLEKWERSFLKATFEKAAEQEIVEPTVYNWPTIGLARLERLDGLDLYLAENEKYLQQNWSSTLRKVTDLARISLAVGAAQGNPRDYGGQDLIAEIYNFTDIEAQGINGPIFALIALDSGGYDLPENAKWTREKLLSIILSKQLADGGYSLDGTGKGDVDITAMVIQALAPYYRAGQPEVKAVVDRAVAYLAQVQEADGGFKSWGAKNSESVCQTIIALCAMGIDINTDSRFIKNSNTLLKDLLKFRAEDGGFKHILEGSTNNMASEQALIALAAYVRFQDNKSSLYNYHPEKQTPSLTLPAEESDSSPSVSGILRIAGADCYATAVEIAKQNFPQGAETVILARGDVSADALPAVPLAKKYQAPLMLTPSDQLPKLVFNQIQALGAKKVLIMGGEGAISQQVSGALSQAGIEVQRVSGQDHYATAYEIAKLLGSSGQAVIVSGDYVHSFPDALSISAWAAYNGVPILYADNSAQLPKPTEQAIAELGIKQTLLIGGRAVLPQELEQILPAPKRYSGQTLYDTNAAVLSQLQPNPTKLFVATGGGFADALAGAAVAGQSNAWILLTAGASSGEDGLTDGQEQLLRSADNLIKETYVLGGAAVVSDNTLQTLKQILPSGTP